GCGATCGTCGGCACTGTTGAGGTCATTTTGGATCAGCCTGAGAATCAGCCGCATCGCGGGGACATCGCGAAGATGCTTGTGCATCGACGAGTACGTCGGCAGGGTGTTGGTGCAGCGCTGCTCGCTGCCGCCGAG
The sequence above is a segment of the Gemmatimonadaceae bacterium genome. Coding sequences within it:
- a CDS encoding GNAT family N-acetyltransferase, which produces MSRAKAEAFWHSTSANVARGERVVLVAEDAGAIVGTVEVILDQPENQPHRGDIAKMLVHRRVRRQGVGAALLAAAE